The Nitrospira sp. DNA segment CGAGCAGTGCCGGAGGAACTTTGCGCAACGAATGGGATGAATAGGTGGCCGTCCGTGCGATGTTCAGGACATTTTCACTGATGTCGGTCGCCAGAATATCGATAGTCCACCCGGCAAGCGGCGGATAGTCGCGAAGCAGCAGCGCAAGGGTATAGGGTTCGTCCCCGGTCGAGCAGGCGGCGCTCCAGATACGAATCTGTTTCGTGCCCGCATTGGTTTTCATCACTTCGGGGATCATCACCTTCATAAAGCTGTCCAGCTGGGCTTCGTCGCGGAAGAAATACGTCTCATTGGTGGTGATCACCGTATAGAGTTCGGTGACCTCACGGTCACGGTAGGCATCGAAGCGCAGAAAATTCAGATAACTTTCGAAGGTCTGACACCGACAGGCCTTCAGTCGCGGCAGGAGCCGGCTCTCGAGGAGATACGTTTTGTTGTCCTGAAAGTGGATGCCGGTCTTTTCGTAGATGAGATCGCGAAGTTGTTTGAAGGTGTCGGGTACGAGTTTCGGGACGGGCAACTCTGTCTTTCTTACGGCATTGCTGTCGGTCATCGATAACCTCGTCTGAACCCTGGGTCGTGATAAGCGAATCCGTCAGGCCGGTCTCAGGCCTCGACGACGAATCAATTCCCGTATGCCGGACCGCCTGTCCCTCGGAGAGATCAGTTGTGCTGCGTCCGGCTGTGCATCCATTCGTGAATGTCGCGCCGGAGAAACCGCCAATGCTTTCCGATTTTTGAAGCCGGCAATTCACCGAGGCGCGCGAGCTTATACACCGTGGACTTCGGAACGCGCAGGAAGTGCGCCACTTCCGAGACGGTGAGAATCTCGCCTTCCGAAGGCAATACACTGTCAAGGTTTGTTCTGGTTGCTGTGGCGATAGTGTCGTTCATAACGGATATGGTATCGGTGTGCGCCGTCTCAAACTTTAGTTGCCGGTTTTTATACGATGGGGTTAAATAGGCATCATGAGGTGAGGCCATTGGGCGAGAGAGACTCCGGCCTCTAGTCCCATTCCGCGCAGACGTGTAATCCGAATGGCAGACCGCGTGAACAAGATCCTTAACCAACGGTAAGAGAGCAACCTGGATGGCTACGATTGTCTCGATCGGCTCAGGAAAAGGCGGGGTTGGAAAAAGCATTCTCGCCGCTAATTTATCCATGTTACTGGCAAAACGAGGCAAGCGAGTCGTTCTCGCCGATCTCGACGTGGGAGGTGCCGACGCGCATATCCTGTTCGGGATGCTGAATCCTCCCCGCACGCTGACCGACTTTATCGATCGCCGTGTGGAGCGGCTGGACGAAGTGCTCCAACCAATTTCGGCGCACCCCTTTCTGCAATTGCTGCCAGGGACCGGAGATACGCTGGCTACGGCAAATCTGCCGTATGCCAAGAAAAAGCGATTGATTCGCCACTTCGCACAATTGCAGGCAGACGTGATCGTCGTCGATATCGGTGCTGGCACCAGTTACCATGCGCTCGACTTTTTTCTCATGGCCGATCACTATGTCACTGTGGCGACTCCCGACCCTACCTCAGTCCTCGATCTCTACCGCTTCATCAAGCTTGCGGCCATTCGCCGAGTCCTCTCGGCATTCCTGTCGCGCGATGCCGTGAGCGAAGCCCTCTCCGAACGCGATTTCTCAAGCATCGAGGAAGTGATTCAGGCCGTCGCCGAGACGGATCCCAATGCGCGGGAGGTCGCGAGTCGAACCCTGCAAGGATTCCAACCGTACCTGATCGTCAACCGCGTCTCAGGCAAGTCGCGCGTCAACGTCTTGCACTTGAAGAAACTGTTGCAGGAGTATGTTGGTGGTGACCTGACGACACTGGGAGAGATTCCGGACGATCCGGCTGTCACACGCGCGGTCCGTAGTTTCTTGCCGGTCGTCGAATGTGAGCCGACCGCGCCCGCAGCCCTCGCCTTAAGTCAGGCGGCCGACGCCCTATTGGCGGCGATGGCGCGTCAGGCAATTCCTCCTGCCGAGCCTTCCCCCGCCCCGGAACAGGTCGCGCAAATGCCCATTCCCTCCTGAAGGAGTTTTTGCTCCGCACTCAGATCGCAGCTTTTCTCGCCCGTAGCCGTTCGGCCTGGACGTGAAGGATATGCCGGATGATGAGTTCCTGTTCGTCTCCTCCCAGTTCGATGAATTGAGTCGCGACGTGAAATTCGGCGGGAGTCTTCTGCATCGGTGTGACCCGGATGATGCGCGCGGTGGTTTCGATCATGCTGAACGGCGGCAGGATCACTTTGAGCAGCAGCACGTCATCCGCTTCGAATCGGCGAGGCGTATGAAAGCCCACTCCTCCGGCGCTGATGTCGACGTCGGTGAGTCGGGCAATCGCCACGCTGCCGGGATGACTTTTGACAAGCGATTTGAGAATGGTCTCCAGCATCCAATCGATTTTCGATACCCATGGCAACAGCGGAGAACCCGCAAACGTCTCCCCTCCACGGATCAGCAGGTCGAGTGTCGGCTTCGAGACCGCGGTGGCAATGGTGTCTTCCGTAGCCGGCGGGAGGTACGCATTCATGGCATCTGCCGTTTCATCGATTCGTCGATACTCGAGCAACAGCCGATCGTCGATGCGTAACCATTCCCGCCGATCTTCATTCTTGATGTCGTTCTGCGGGCGTTGAAACAGCCGGTCGGGCGAGGGCGTCATACCAAACCTCTACGGTGGAAGATAACGGGTACGCCAGATGCGCTGGCCGTACGATCCTCAAGCTTCACGATGTATCGTGACACGGTCAGAGGCGAGTTGTCCGTTACTTTCGCGCAATCGGTGCAGATGTCGTGTGATCTGAGCCGCCTCCACCAATAAGCCGGAGATCCCTGCTTGAGCAACCAGAATAGCGGTGCGAACTTCTTCGTCCATGATCAGAAGTCGCTGTGCGAACGTACGGTCGAGGGTGCATGCGGCCAGACTCATCCCACGCGCACGATAGCAGGCGTCGACTTGATCCCAGTCGCCGGCCCGGGCCGCATCCAGCGCTTGGATGGTAAGCAGTTCGATGGAGCGATAATCGTGAGGTAAGCTGGTATGGGAGGGACTAGCTGCCGACATGGGCCACCGCTTCTTGTCTTGCCACGACCTGCCAGCCTTCCCGTAGAGTTGTCAGACAGCGAATCGGTCCGTCGAGATGTTTTCCATTGTGCCGAAGATTGGCTTGGATGCACTGCTGAACCATATAGTCGTACAGACGGTGCAGGGACACGGCGATCTCCCCGCCACGCTCGAAATCCAGGACGCTGGATAACTCTCCGACGATGGCCATGCCGCGGTCGAGGAATCGGGCCTTATCCTTGTAATTGTTCGTGAGAATGGCTTCCCGGGCGAGCTCCATCGATTGAATCGCAGAATCGTAGAGCATCACGATGAGTTGTACCCGGTTGGCGGTCATGACTTGCGTTTGTTGGTAGGCATTGGCTGCAGCAACGATCATAGTAATCCTATGAGTTATTGTAATGCTTTGAGAGCGTTGGTTTGGCTTTGAAGTTGTTGTAGTGTTGAATCAAGTGAGGCGAATTGCAGTCGCAGCCGTTCTTCATATTGCGACGCGATATCTTCCTTGCGGCCGATTTCGTCGGTGAGCTTGCTGATCTGGCTCGTGATCGCCGTCTTCCTGATCGTAAAAGCACCGGTGTCGACGGCATCGAGAAAATCGACGGCCTTGACCACCCGGTCTGCAATGCCGCTGGATGTCGGTTGGGTGATAAACAGCGCCTTCGTGGCGCTGTAGTTATTCGCCAATGCTGTATCCAACTTCGCATTGTCGATCGTGACGGTGCCATCGCGCTCTGTCTTGAACCCGACCTCTCCCAAGGTCGTGTAGGTGAAGAGTCCAGCGACGTTACCGGAAAGCGCAGTACGTAACTGACTCAGCACATTTTTTGCCGTACTCTCATTGAAAAAAATCCCGCCGGTCTTCGTCGAGATATCATACGTCGTTCGCTCATTGACGAACTTCACAATATCGTTGTAAGCGCTCGCCAGAGCCGCGATATTGCTTTTGACGCTCTCGGGGTCGGTGGTGACATTGACCGTGACCGGTTCCGGTGTGGGTGTCGTGACAGTCTTGGACTTCAGGGTCAGCGTGACATCCGGAATGGCATCGCTGATCACATTGCTTTCGCGTTCAATGGAAATCGTCGTCTGATCCGGTTCCCCGATGACGACAATAGCGTTCTGGCCCGCTTGAAGCGTACTGCTGCCTCCGGATCCACTCGCGTTGGTCAAGTCTAAACTCGTGGTATCCGTGACGACCGTCACGGCATTGGCGGCGCCGGTTGCAGCGGCGGTGAGGGTCAAGCGATAGGCCGGACTTGCCGTCGTTCCGGTATTGATCACGGAGGCGGTGACACCGGCTCCAAGATCGTTAATGGCTGAACGAAGGTCGTCAAGTGTGGCGCCATCATTGAGCGTCACGGTTTGATTCGCACCGCTTCCGACTTTGAATGTAAAGGTGCCTGAGCCGCCGGACACGATCGCCGTGGTGGTGGAGGCAACCGCCTTGGCAGCGCTGTTGGTAATCTGATGCGCTTTGGCTAATTGAGTGACCTGTACCGTATAACTGCCGGGGGCCGCGCCGGCGCCGGCCTGGGCGGTCAATTTGGTCTCGTCGCTGACGGTGGTGGCCGTGCGGTCGAAGCTATTGGGCAACCGAAGCGCGTTCGCGGCGCTCTGCAACGCGAGCAGCTTCGTGCCCAGGGTCCCGTAGTCGGTCAGTTTGGTCTGCAGGTTATTTTTCTTGGTGTTCAACGCGTCGATGGGCACGCGTTGGACTTTAACCAGCTCGGTGACGACCTGGCCAAAGTCCACGCCATTGCCTAACCCGCCGAAACTGATCGCCATGACATCCCTTTCATGTGGCGAAGGAGGTTACACCTTGTGGTGCAAGAGCAGCCCGGTGGGCGTCTCCAGCCTCTTGGCCAGATCAATGACTTCCTGCTGTGGAATCTGGCGGATGACAGTACCCGAATCCCCATCCATCACCTTAACGACTACCCGGTCGAGATCTGGATCGACGGTAAACTCCAGTCTAGAGTCTGCCTTCTTGAACACCTCACGCACACGCGTGAGAGCCTGTTCCAAATCCTTTCCTTTCGTCTCAGCTGTAGACGACTCAGGCTCTGGAGCCTTGGCCTCGACCTTCTTTTCAGTCGAATGCTGTGGCCCATTCTGCGTCGCTTGAAGCGCGGCTGCGGGGAGGTCTTTATAATTGGAAACATCGTGGACCATGTTACCCTCCTAGGATCAGTCCGTGGGTAGCCCTCCCTGCGGAGGGCTACCCGTCGGGTGACGCCTTATCCTCGCAGCAGCGCTAACGCTTGCTGTGGCAACGAATTGGCCTGGGCCAAAATTGCGATGCCGGATTGGGTGAGGATCTGGTTCTTCGTGAACACAGATGTTTCCTGAGCAATGTCCGCATCTCGAATCCGCGATTCGGCCGCGGTGAAGTTTTCGGCCGTAACCGTCAGGTTCTGGATCGCGACTTCGAAGCGGCTCTGGATGGAACCGTAATTCGCGCGGGCGGTTGCCACCGCGCTGATCGCGCTGTCGATCTTGGAAAGCATCGATTGCGCGGCTGTCGCCGTCGACACGCTTGCGCCGGTCAAGCCGACCGCCGCTACGTCGAGGTCATCCAAGGCCACGCTCAACGAGTTACCGGATCCACTCTTGAAGCCGATAAAGACCTCAAACGTGTTGCTGCTTCCGCTCAGAAGCGGCTGACCGTTGTATTCCGTCGTCGTCGAAATGCGATCGATTTCCGACCGCAACGCGACAAATTCTTGATCGAGGTAAGAACGCTCGGTCGTTCCCAGCGTCCCGCTGGCCGACTGAGTTGCCAACTCACGCATACGAGACAGCAAGCTGCCGACCGTCGCCGCGGCACCGTCCGCGACCTGGGTCAAGCTGATGCCGTCACCGGCGTTGCGATTCGCCTGATTGATACTACGAATCTGGGCGCGCAACGTTTCCGACACGCCCAATCCGGCCGCGTCATCCGCCGCTCGGGTGATTCGCAGACCAGATGACAACCGCTCAACGGATTTACCCAATTGAGCTTGGTTGGTCGCCAGGTTTCGCTGAGCTGCCAGTGATGCAACGTTGGTGTTGACTACTAATGCCATGACGTACTTCCTCCTGAAGATTCTGCACTACTCTCGGAGTCGCCAGCGTCCGTGCCGACGAGGTGGTAAGCAGGTTGGGTGAAGATGTGGCCACATCCTCGTTGGCCTGTTTACCGTGTTGCTGTGCCCCTTATCGGTAATCGACGGGGAAGACTTAAGTGCTTCAGGATCTACAGGAAATGTCTGAAACCGGGCGCATTCCGCGCTGCCGAGTCGCAATAGACAACAACGGATACTAAGCAGCAAGACGGCCCTCGGTCAGCCGAGGCAATAATTCATACTCCAGCAAATCCGCGACATGAATCGCGTCTGCGGTGGTGCGCGCGCCCAACAGTTCTTGAATCCAAGGTAAGAGCGAGGCTGACGACAGTCCCTCGACACCTTGGGCCTGCCCGGCGTCCAACATTTCCGTGTAGTCAGCCAGGCGTCCCAACCAGGCATCAATGGTGCCGATATGGGCGGTGCCGGAACGCAAGGGAGCCAGCAGTACCTGCCCGTCTGTTCGCAGCTCTTTCGCAAAGCGGTCGATGGCCTGTTTCGCCTCAACGATGATGGTATGCAGCGACTGGGAGACGGCCTGCAGTGCCCCCACATTCCGAGCCGGCTGATTGAGAAACGGCGGAGTGAGATCGCGATCGCTGATCGGCTTGCCGCCGACGGTCAACGACGTCACAATACGATGTTGGGCATGCGCTCTGTCGCTCAGCGTCGCCAGCACGTTCATCATCGACGTGTCATCCGACATCTGAAACTGCTCGCCATCAAGGGTGATCAACATGGTCAAACTCCTTTGGAAGGTACACAACACTGTCGGGTCACGCTACGCAGAGCGCACCATGGGAAGAGGTCGGGATCCTCCCCGACGGACGAGTCCCTGTGCTCGGTTGAACGAACGGAATCTGCTTGCGACTGCCTGCAGCCGCTTGTGCCATCGTCGATAGGTGCCCAGCCGGGATTGCGCCAGCTCAGTCAGTTCGCTGCCATCATCATTGTGAGTATCCCGTACCATCGCCACCGCCAGTGAAGCAGTGGCCGGTGTGTTCATGCTCAGCGCCAGGATCTGTTGCCGTTCCGACGTCTCATCACGTTGCAACTGTTGCAACGCGCTGACCGGCAGCGGGTGTCTGGTCGTAAGGCGGACTAGTTCTTCGGCTTTCGCGACCAGCTTTTTTGCGAGAGGCGCCAGATGCTCGAGTACAGCCAGAGCCTCAGCCCAATCGGGAGCCGGTTCGGGATGAGCAGGAACTTGGCTGGCGCGGCCGGTGAATTCCTCGAACCAGAAGCGGCGCCAAAATCGGCCATACCACTCGATCACCGGATTCTCTCGTCCGGCATGAAGTTGCGTGCTGCCCAGGCCATCTTCATCGGCGCAGGAGCGATAGATTCTTGCGCCTGTGATCGACTGGGGGAATGCGGCCCCCGCAAGCACGTGCAGGCAGAGCGAAGCTATCTGCTCAGGCACGAGCCGGTCCTTGCAGGCATGATGAAAACAGACTTTGTCGAACCCGCAGGGAGCGCACCCCAGATCCGGCTGTACCATCCAATGGCCTGGTCCATACGGTCCGGTTTCTCGAAAATCGACGTGTCCGACTGACAGGTCGATAACGGGGGTGCCGACTCCCACCGCGAGATGCATCGGGCCGGTATCGTTGGTCAGCAGGAGCCGGCACTGCGAAAGCACGGCGGCGAGTTGCGGTAACGAGGTCTTTCCCACTGCATCACAGAGCGGAGCGGTTCCCCCTTGCTGCCGGTACGTTGTCTGAGCGAGGTGGATGGCTTTCCGTTCTTCCTCGGTACCGATAAAGACGTAGCCGACCGGGGCCTGGCGGCTGAGGGCGGCCAATGTGTGACCGAACAATTCAGGCCGCCATGCTTTCATCGGGTCGCTGGCGCCCACCTGGACCGCCACCCAAGAGATCTGCGCTCCCGCATGAGATGCGAGAAAGTCGCGCGCCCATTGAGCGGTGTCAGGCGCTAGAGTGAGCGAGAGCGGTGCAAACGGCCCGCTGCCGCTGCCGCCCAGCGCGTAGATGTCGACGAGATTAAAATGGTTGAAGCGACGCTCATGATGCACATCTGTGAGATACGCCATCCAGGGGTTATGGATGGTCACATCTCCATCCTTCGGGGCCGCGATGCCGCGTATGTCTTTCGCGCCGACGTATGAGGTCAGCAGTCCGCTCCTGCGGTTGAAGGTCAGGTTCACGACCCGGTCATACCGGGCTTCAACCAACGGTGCGGCCCACCGGACCATGTCCTGGTAGAGCGTCACGACATCCTTGGTCTGGGCGCGACTTTCATCCACCAGGCGATGAAAATCAAAGCTGACAATGTGCCGCAGGTGCGGCAGAAGCTTCGCAACGGGAGCGAACCGCTGGTCTACGACCAGATCGACCGCCGCTCCCGGCCATTCGTGCTGGAGGCGCTGAAGCAACGTGCCCATCTGCACAAGATCGCCCATCCGGGTGATATTGATAAGGAGTACTTGCTGGCTCATAACAGATCGCGTGTCTCGCTCCGGTATTCATCCAACATCAGCACCATCAACTCTTCGCGTTTGAGCGTCGCCGTCGGACCTTTGCCCCGGATGTGCGCCGCCACATCTTTCAATTCGACACGCTGTCCCGCAGGAAGGCCTTTGAGTAACGTTTCGAGCGGAGTATTCTCAGCACAGCGTTTCAGTAACGAGTCCTGCTGCCGCTCCCCTCGCATCACGGATCCGATGCGGTCCGGCTGAGACAACCCGATCTGTCCCAACAAATCGCGCATTCGATGCACATACGTATGGGCGTTCAACACACGTGCGCGAGCGGCATTCGCCATGGCCTGCCGAGCCGCGGGGTCTGCCAGCCAATGTTGGACCAACCCCGGCACGTCGCCAAAGTCTTTGAATGACACCATCTCCTGTTCACTGAAAAACTCGGGTAGCTGCGAGCGATGATCAACCAACTGGAAGGCACCGCAGGCAGCCAGTTCGAAGGTGCGTGGATTCACGAAATCGGCCTGGGGATCCAAGCCTGCGCCAGTGGTGGAGTGCAGATTCAGATTGATTGCCGTGGCATTGAATACTTTCATGCAGGTCGCCGTATCGATCCGGGCTCCGTCCAGTTGCAGGACGGAACGGAGATCCCCGGCTCCGTCCCATTCGTTGCCCCAGAGCTTGAAGGACCAGGGCTGGCTGAGCAGCGCTGGGAACAGTTGGCGGCGATTGGCATACCCGGCACCGACGAACGACACGTCGGCGCCGAACCGGCGCCGGTCTTCCTCCGACAAGACCAAGGGACAATGCAGATCCGGGTCGGCCGCCATCGGAAGAAAACTGACCTGCCGCGCACCGGCCTGCCGGAACGCGTCCATACATGCGCCTTGCTGAAACACAAACCAAAATTCGTATCCCGGCGCCATTTGCTGCCAATAGGTCAGATGGCGATAGTTCTCGACGAACCACATCGCCGTGAGGAATTTCTTCTTTCGAAGATGTTCGAGGACCTGCAACGTCAACGGAGCCTGTGCCATGGAGAGCACGAGATCCGGAGGTGATTCGGCGAGCGTCGCCAAGGTCCATTGGCTCAAGACGTCGGCCATCCGGCCTTGCATCAATTGGCGGTTGCGTGCGTCTTTGAGTGTGCCCATCACCTCATAACTCGCCGCATGCACGCTATGATCGATCCACTGCACCTTGTGACCGAGCGTTTCCAATGCCCGTTTCACGTAGCGGGCGATCGGGAGCGATCCTCCGTAGATCGGGCCCACCAGGGCAATGCTCAGTTGCCCGCCGGCCTGGCGGGCGATCCCCCGTCGCAACGCGTCTTCGAGGGCACAGTGAAACTCGGTATCCCAGGCGGTCGCCGGTGTATAGGATACACAGCGTAGCGGGCGGCCAGTCGTGCTCAGGCTTTCAGCAATCTCGCTCGGTGATCCCGATAGCCATTGAACCTGTTCGCTCCAAGACTCGAGTTCGCGTACGGCAAGGGCATCGTGCAATTCACCGAGGTTGGGAATCAGCACAGCCAGCGACACATCAGACGCCAGCGTGTTTCGAAGGGCCTCGACATGGTAGAGCAACCCTACCCCCGCCACAACGACCGTTTCCCCCGGTTGACAGGCCGGTGCATGGGTCTCAGCCCAGGTTCGCGCTTCCCGAATGGGATCGTAGGCACTATGAATCCAGCGACCGGCTCGACGCGCTGAAGGGGGACCGCTTTTCGACGGTTCGATCGTGAGCACTCCGCCGGAAGCGCAGGTGACCGCTGCCGCGAAGTCCTGATTGCGTCTCGCCAGACGCTTGAGATTCTCGTGAAGCAGACTCATGCGGCCATCGATTCGCAAAGGTCCGGTGCACAAGCTCGCCAGATTTCCACTCGCGAGCGTTCGACTGCGTCGTTATCGGAGCCGTCGTCAAAAAATGCTCCCCATCGATCCATCCGACTCCTCCAGAGCATCCAATCAGCCGCACTATGATGCTCGTTGCCGCATATCAGCGCGAGACTATCCCTGATCGGCCAGCGTTGAGGTTGTCCATGCGCGGCATGCTGATAGACCCAATGCCCTTCGCCATAGGGACCGGTTTCGTGTACGCGGGCACGTGAAAAGTACCATCCTATGGCGCGAGTGCCGACCAGCGTGCCGAGATGAAGCGGGCCGGTATCGGCGCCGATGACCCAGCGGCATTTCTGAAGGACGCGCATCAACTGGGACACAGTCGTGCGGCCGGTCGCATCCCAGACACGGCCGTGGAGTAACGTGGGGAGTGAGTCCAGAATCGCTCTCGCTGTTTCACGCTCCGTGCCGCTCCCGATCAGAACGACCTGTCCCTCCCCGGTCTGCGAGAGAAATTCACGAATCCATTGGCTCCATACGGTCGGTGGAACACAACGATCCGCCTCCCCTGCTCCCGTGGCCAGCGCAACCCACAATCCGCGGCGCTCACCGATCTCGGTCAGGTCGTCCGGGAGTTCGACTGCCGGCGGCACATGCAGCGGCGCCTGTCCCCGCGGTCTCACTCCGCACATGCCGCACCAGGCATCAGCGAGATGCACACGATTGGCGCCCCGTTCTTTAGCGACGTGTCGCAGATGCTGCGCCCATGGGCGTATGTGCGCCTCGATCAGCTCCTGAGCGGTTTCGCGGGAAGAACGGGATGAAAAGAGCTGCGTCATGAGAGAGCTTCGTGCGTGCTGATTGAGTGGATACACCCGTTCATAGGTGGTGTCGCCGAGTGACGCGATATAGGTCTGCATGGCCTGCAGGGTATCAGTCGGGTTGTCCTGCCAACGATTGGCCCAGGCCTGCCATTGCGCCCCGTTCCAGGGAATGACGCGGCGGATATGACGGGCTCCCGTCAGGACTGCGATCAGGGGTGCGGCGCAGACGACATCCAATGTCCGTTCGGGATAGGCTTCCTGCAACGCCTCGATCGCGGGAAGCGTTTGCACCAGATCGCCCAATCGGGCCAACTGGATCACCAGATCGTGGTGCTCCGGTGAGACCTCATGCGGCATGGTTCGGCACCAGGGGGCGTTCGGGTTCGGCGAGGTGTTTTGCCAACTCGTCCATGCCCTCGAACGTCGGGACTATGGCACGCAACCAGTCATATTCTCGCCGCGCATCTGCTCGACGTCCTGCTCTCAAGAGTACTCCGGCCAGGGCAAAACGCATAGCGATATTGCCTGGATTGCGGGCAAGAAATGAGGCGAGGCTCGACGCCAGGGCATCCCAGCGTTGGAGCATCGTGCCGCATTTGAGCATCCAATGCATGCATTCTTCGTCATCGGGATGATCGGCACACAGATCTGCTACGTGAGACCAGGCGGCCTCAGCCCGATTGTCACCCATCGCCGCCATGACCAGGCCTAGCATGGCCTTCCGAGGATTCGCGCCGGATTGTTTCGCCCGTTCGAACGCCTGTTCCGCGTCGCGATAGGCATTGAGCTGCATGGCAAGAATGCCGCGCAGGAGCCACCCTTCCCCATGTGCCGGTTCTGTCTGCAGCAGCGCAGTCACATGATTATCCGCTTCTTTCATGGCGCCGGTTTCCAATGCCTGTTTCGCCAAAGCCAATCGAGCCTGCGGATCATTTTTCAACTGAAGCACACGTCTCCAGATAGGAGAGGCCAGTTCTGGATGGCCGATACTTTCACTGAGTGACGCCCCCCAGCGAAGAATCCAGACATCGTCAGGCCACTGGTCGACGTGCGAAAGCAACGCGACCATTTTTTGCTGATCCTTGCTCGCCGTCGCCCGCTGGAGGTCGGCGACGAGTGCCCGTTCCGCCCGAACCGCGGGATCGGTAATGAGGTACAGCGTGTACCCGAGGAGGCGCTCTTTGAGATGGGTATGCACAGAATAGCCATCGTCGAAGTGCAACCGATCTTCGTCCGTCACCCACCAGCAACGGCCCCAGCGCTCCCGAAAACGGATGGTGTTCTCT contains these protein-coding regions:
- a CDS encoding glycosyltransferase family 9 protein, with translation MPHEVSPEHHDLVIQLARLGDLVQTLPAIEALQEAYPERTLDVVCAAPLIAVLTGARHIRRVIPWNGAQWQAWANRWQDNPTDTLQAMQTYIASLGDTTYERVYPLNQHARSSLMTQLFSSRSSRETAQELIEAHIRPWAQHLRHVAKERGANRVHLADAWCGMCGVRPRGQAPLHVPPAVELPDDLTEIGERRGLWVALATGAGEADRCVPPTVWSQWIREFLSQTGEGQVVLIGSGTERETARAILDSLPTLLHGRVWDATGRTTVSQLMRVLQKCRWVIGADTGPLHLGTLVGTRAIGWYFSRARVHETGPYGEGHWVYQHAAHGQPQRWPIRDSLALICGNEHHSAADWMLWRSRMDRWGAFFDDGSDNDAVERSRVEIWRACAPDLCESMAA
- a CDS encoding glycosyltransferase, with translation MSLLHENLKRLARRNQDFAAAVTCASGGVLTIEPSKSGPPSARRAGRWIHSAYDPIREARTWAETHAPACQPGETVVVAGVGLLYHVEALRNTLASDVSLAVLIPNLGELHDALAVRELESWSEQVQWLSGSPSEIAESLSTTGRPLRCVSYTPATAWDTEFHCALEDALRRGIARQAGGQLSIALVGPIYGGSLPIARYVKRALETLGHKVQWIDHSVHAASYEVMGTLKDARNRQLMQGRMADVLSQWTLATLAESPPDLVLSMAQAPLTLQVLEHLRKKKFLTAMWFVENYRHLTYWQQMAPGYEFWFVFQQGACMDAFRQAGARQVSFLPMAADPDLHCPLVLSEEDRRRFGADVSFVGAGYANRRQLFPALLSQPWSFKLWGNEWDGAGDLRSVLQLDGARIDTATCMKVFNATAINLNLHSTTGAGLDPQADFVNPRTFELAACGAFQLVDHRSQLPEFFSEQEMVSFKDFGDVPGLVQHWLADPAARQAMANAARARVLNAHTYVHRMRDLLGQIGLSQPDRIGSVMRGERQQDSLLKRCAENTPLETLLKGLPAGQRVELKDVAAHIRGKGPTATLKREELMVLMLDEYRSETRDLL